Within Vicia villosa cultivar HV-30 ecotype Madison, WI linkage group LG1, Vvil1.0, whole genome shotgun sequence, the genomic segment GACAAGATTTTCATGATGAACATGACTCAGCAGAGCAACTTCAGACAGAAAATCCTTGCTGTTTTCTGTCCCATGTCTGTCGAGTTGCTTAACAGCCACGGCCTGAACAAAggtttcaaacaaaacaaactataaaaaacaaaagaacaacaaataaagataaaaatcattaaaaaggatCATTTTTTTTTACCTGTCCAGTTGCAGGAATAACCCCTTTATAGACTCTTCCAAAGCCTCCTTCACCAAGAAGACATTCCTGGCGGAAATTCTTTGTCGCTGTCGCTAGCTCACGAAAAGTGAAATTTTGCGCGTTAATATTCGTCGCGTCTCCTTGCATTTGCTCATCCCCCCTTTGTTTCTTCATATCTGCATGtcaacaaaataacaacaatagTAAGTTACATACATTCCTTGCATGCATGAAATATTTCAAATAACAGGTCTGCCAACGCGAAAGCGATCTAGACCTGCAACATCATTTTATTAAATGTCTACGCGACCACAATACAACCGTGGTCACGTAAACTATATTCGATCACTATTCTCTACAATATAAAATATCGTGAATCGCGTAAATTTAAAACCATGCATGCATGCACATATGCACGTAAAATTACCGGGTGCTTTTGATGCAGAAGTAACTTCCTGCGTTGTTGTAGTACCATGCTCCCTCTTACTAttactttgtttatttttctgAGGGCCACAACACGGGAAGCAATTCATGCTTTCCGAATCCAGAATAAGTTAAATAAACAAACCTTCAACGAAAGGTTATATATATTTAACAAAAATTCTGAACAATTAACGTTGCTGTCATATGTAACAAACAATGACAGAAAAaaacaaagatgatgaagaaactaAAACAAAGGGACGAAGGGTCCCTCAGATGATAGCATTAAACGAAGGACCCCCCAGAGGAGGGGAGCAGAGGCAACAGGAGTGGCAAAGAGATTAACAGGGAAATATGAAAACAAGACAAGGAATTAGCCATGGTTGACAACAATGGAAAAATGATCATGTTGTTTCCTCATAACACTCCGATAGAAAAGGAGCATATATGAGTGGACTTCATTATGAGATGGTTACCAAAATTTGTGGAATTCTAAATCCTGTTTTTGGAGATTAAATTAGTTGTTATatgtcttttttttcttcttcttacagGCCATTTTTAGATGGCATCCAGCCATTTTCTTACTTTTCATTACCTTAATTTGTTTGGTTGATtaggtttttttcttctttttaatacTTGTACCTTTTATATCATATATATCTAAATTGTGATTTCTAAGTGATTTTATCCTAACATATCAATTTTAAACAATATgagtaaattatttttattgttaatcaATGACAATCATGTAagacaataaattttaaaatacttttatgatttggcactttaaaatattttgattggatGTCTGTGTAATGCGCTATCATTAAACTCTTCATTTTAATGTGCAACTTTTTAAAATCTAAAACTATTTCACTAATTGTCTctgaatattattttttatttaattttttgttttgttaatataatatatttattaagttAATGTTATTTAAAATCTAAAATCATTTATTATGTTCAGCCAAAGGCTATAGATTCACCTGTGACCGTAACACGAGGTCCATTATCCAATCTGCTCCGACAGGCCCAAGATATAAATACTTTTGTAAAAGATTTTCAAGTACATGATCTCTAATATTCACTTTCACTATAGAATTTTGAACCCTAAACTGACTTGGGTGTTGAATTGCTAACCATGTCGGTACCCCCTTTTTGATCCAGCGTACCGAAGGGTTATGACGCCGATTAAATATCAACGACCCAGGTTCAAGGAACACTGTGATCGTAACCTTCGACCCACGGTGCCTCATCGATGTAGTGCTCAGGAAGCTTCACTCTGTCGTAGTTTTCGCAACCCTCTCTATTTCTGGTTCCGCGACGAAACAATGGCACCATCTGTGGGAATCGACTTCCAATTCCTACAATTTTCCATAATTTCTCATTCAATTCTCTAATATAAACTCTAAAAGCATCTCATGTGAAGAAATCAAAGTCTCAAGAGGCCAAAATATCAGATATACGCCGTTTGGATCAACCGAGCTACGATTCATTTTTCGATCGAATGGTTATGTCGATCCAGAACTACCGCAAACTGACACCAGTGCACATCCTGAGATCGAGATCCAGTTTTGCAACCATTTGGTCAATTGGGGGTCTCGGCCTCAAACACTTGGGAAAGCCGATCGGTGAGCATCCTTCGATCAAGATTGAGATTCACAAGGCCGAGATCGACCGACCATAACTTCGCCATCCGCCGAGCAACAATGGAGGTCCTCTTCTGCCAAATGAATGTCCGGGTGGAACTCTTCAAATCTAATCTAGACTTCACCTCGATATGGGGAAAAAAGAAAATCACTTCCAAAAGATGTGGCGGCATAAATATCACCACGAACGACTAATTCCGGATGTCTCATCATCGTAAAAACCTCACGCCAGATGTCTCATCTTTGTAACTACAAGAGCTCGGTCCCAGACAATCAACAAGGCTCCAGAACTGCTGAATGATTAGGGAGTTGCAAGATGAGGAACAATCTCGAACGTGGGGTAACTAGGGAGATCAAATGGTCGGACGAGTGTCCATCGACAGGAGGAGCCTTTGACATTCTAGCTTTGTTTCCAAGGGAAATTAGAAGGGAAGTCGGGGTGCGATTCAAGAAGAAGGATGACTCGTGTGTGATGAAGCGGACTAGGTATAACTAACTAAGAGGTTTTGCATGATACAAAGATAAAAGGGAATTAAAGAGTTATCAACCGCCATAAATGTCAATCATAATCTCCTCGACAGTGATCCAAAGAAGGTTGGTTTCAACATAGCAACAAATGTTGGAACATCTACTGGAGCATCCAGGACATGGAAAACATCTGTGACAGAGATGAAATCCTTGAAGAAGAATCATGTTCATCTACATGATTTAGACTCATATGCTGATGAAGACTGAGTTAAATTCATTGAATCAAGAGGGAGACTTGGATAGCTGATATATGCTCTCTGttgaaaaaaatacataaaaaagaaaaaatataaaaaaaatgagagTTTGTTTTTTTAAGTCTTTTATTTCCCTCGTTagtttttgtctctttgggtcaTGTTTGTTTTTCTATTTCCATTTTTTTCTCTTCTGCATCATTTTCTGTTTTTTGTCAGTCCAAGTTGGGTgactattttgtttgtttttgttttagtcAAGCATCTAGTTATTGAGTcagtttctttttgttgtttgtcTTGTATCAATTCATGttccttttttttgtttgttgtgtCAGTTTCTTTCTCCtcattttttaaatcaatttttggCTGAAAATGGGGAGAAAAATGTCATTGAGTCTAATCACTAAATCGAGGAATACAACAATTTAGAGGGAGTGAGTCTTGAGTCtgtctttgttttgttttgtttgatctgCACAATATCGTGTTGGATGTTCTAGCATCTTGTTTGTGTCTTGTTGTTTGAGTTATGAGCATAGTTATGTCTTGTGCTTTCAGTTATGTGATCCTTCACATAGAAAGTTCAAGTGGTAAATTGGAACTGTGTTTGAGGGGGAGTATCACTTATCTTCTTCCCATGTACAAAGTTCACATGTTTAGCATGTAGCTTGTGTTTGTGTAACTGCGTTTGATTTTCAATAATGGACTGCTCAAAATGACCTCATAGACATCTAGGTTGATCGTTCATTTTACACTTGGTGCAATGGTAGATCAAATTTGAATTCAATGGAAAGAAAGCTTGAAAGAATATTTTGCAACCATAGTTTTTTAACCACGTGTAACTCCATTTCTGCCACTACTCTGCATAAGTTAAGCTCGAATCATTACCCTATGTTTCTTGATGTTAATTTCACCACCCACAACTTTGTTTCTCATTTCAAATTTCTTTGCATGTGGTCTATTCATGATCAATGTAATGACTTCTTATGCAATATTTGGAAAACTTAAGTTGTTAGATGTCTTATGTTTATTCTCACTAAAAAGCTTCAAATCTTCAATTCTAAACTCAAAACATGGAATAGGGATATTTTTGGTAACATTCACACTTTGGTGAAGGTCTCTACCAATAATCTGCAAAGAATCCAGAGCCTCAATAATTCTATTGGCAACATCGATTCTTTAATATATTAAGAAAGAAACACACAATTGGAGTTGGAAAATTCTTTAGCTAAGAAAGAAATATTTTGGCAGCAAAAATTTAAGGTTGGGGTCAATATtaagaaagaaatattttgaAGGGGGATATGAACACTAGTTTCTTCCAGATAATGGCTAAGATTTAAGGCACCAAAAGTATGATCTCTTACCTTAAAACGGGGATCATATCATTATTACAAATACACTAAAGGTTGGGGTCAATATTATTTCTATGGTTAACAACAAAAAGTATCAGGCCCGACTTGTCCCAAAAAGAAGCAGGAAAAGTGTGGTAAGATATCCAGGGCTTATCTATAAGACAAATATCATGTTTATGAAATTCTAGAATGTTTTTAAGGGCCAACTTAGAGGGGGATTTGGCAAGACCCCTAATGTTCTAGAAAAGACACTTCATAGGGAAAGATTTTTATGACTAGAATTAGATATGGTATCATATACCtcctttgatttgaatttttgttttttcttctttatgtTAGATTTTGAAGTAACAACATGGAAGCTAGATGTGTCAGCTTCTAAAATTTCATCATTCGAGGTGTTAAATCTTTCAGTGTTGTCATCCATATTAGCCCAAGAGACTTAAAGACAATCCCCATTAATGTTTTGCATCTCTTCTATAGGGTTTGAAGTTGCATCTACAAAATTTGAATCATAAGATCTTATGTTTTCTATCTACGTAGCCTTACTACCGTAATTATTCTCCATTATGTTACAACCCATGGAGTTCAAGGGGTTAATTGTGTTATCCTTATCTGCCACCAGTTGTGGGGATATGATTATAGCATCATTGTTAACTAGGCTAACATTATCTTTATCACTCCACTAGGCTCACCCATATGATTTTGTATGGGATTATCTTGGTCAGCCACTACATTATCCTTCATTTTATGTTTTGGGGTTATAGATTTTTTATTGTCTTGCATTTTATTGTGATATTTGCTATCCTTATTAGCCATTCTTCTGCAGTTTATTATGTATGTGTGTCCTATGGCCTTACAAAAGTGACATAAGTCCGTGAGCTTTTCATACAATATCTCAACTAAGAACGCAAAACCAACTCCTTCCACTGGGATTTTGTCTCTAacatcatttaagagatacaggTCAACCAAGACTAACAAAATGCCCAAAAGCCCTCTCAAATGACGATTTATTAGAGATAGAGTCAATACAAATTGGGGTACATAGGCTACTTGATTTCGTAAAGATGATTTTAAGTCGTCAATATTATTGCGATAAATCGTGAATCTTTACCCAAACATGGACAAAGGTGTTTTTAACATTGTTTATGATGAAATCCCTAGACCACAGAAAGAGTTTCTATACTCCTGGGTTTAGATTCCATGATGGCGTGGCTCTAACCCTCCTAAAGCTCTAAAGATTAGAGAAGGTAAATTCATATAAACCTTTACCTCGGGAAGTGATGCCCAATTTCGCGAAAGAGGTTCAAAGGGCTGATATTTTTTTTGATATGTTGTACCGTTATGGGGAGATCATTTTCAGCCATAATATTCGACCTTGTTGGTTGTGCTTGCAAGACTATAAACGCAATTGATATTCTTCTTCTGGGATTAAGATTCATAGTTCATTTCCTTTAACACACGAAGTCGGAAGTTGACTTGTTGGGTGATCAGtacattttgatgcacattcctctatgtttatacttatgcatttccatactttactttttttctttctattttataatgtttttatatttgagtttatttttattgttatttgattttagcACTTTATTTTCaacattagcagtctgcactaaaatgatcataattgGAGCTGTGGGAATCCGAttgacgcgttctaataatcgccggatagctaagagaaagagctacaactttcatgttggagtcaaaggcagATTCAGAATGCCTAATTCCCAAAATCCCGTTTAAGTTGCAGCATTAGTTATATTTTAGTTTTGcggttttttatgtttttgacccagttgagTTATGACCCGATTTAGTTGTTTCACTATCACCTATGTCTGGCCGTACACTGTGAATTCAcgtttgactattcacaaaaatgTTTTCGAAAAACTTGTACGAATCATGAGGAACTAATCCCCTAAGGCAAATTCTGCTGGTTACGATTTCCgcatactttgaggtttttaatctttaatccaatttcttatccctttcaatattaatctaCATGTCTTGTTTGTTTAATTTGAGTTATATAGAATACTATTGATTTATACCAGTTGATTGATGTCCCTTTATGTTTATCGTATTTTATCGTTGCTTGATCGTTAAACTGCGTAAGTTAGAATCAcatttgcttaattcgtgattgtgatgatctgtttgcttaattcggaaaataggaatgaaatcttataatATCAATTTCGCTTATTAATTGGTGTTGTAATCGGTAGGGGAAAAGAGTCTTCTTAGGGGATTGATGTTTTATAACCAGTGATAAGTTGGTACCAGAACTAGTAGAATTGTCGtttcagcttattttgataatcacttatttaatCACTTTTTCTTAATCGAAACCTAAAACCAAACCCCCCTAATTCGATTTATTGTTGGTTAGTAATAATCAAGAATctttgtgagaacgatattcgagtcatTGTCGCTATACTACCGTTTTATAAAATATTCGTTTTTGATCAGTGTGCGACGACGGATCATTGAGATATTGTATACATTACCAAGCACCTCCACGAAGGATTTTTTTGGCTTTGCTAAGTTGGGAGAAGGGGGCGGAGGAGTGTTTTTGTGGGTTGAAGTTTCAAGGAAAGAGGACTTGAACGGATTCCATGGGGGTAAGGTTAATTTAGGTCAACAATGTTTATCCGAGGAAACATTACAACTTGTGTAATACTATTGAAATAAGTGATCAAAATACCCCATATTTAGATAGCAAGCTGTGTTGATCTTAAAGATGCGTTGAACAGTAATACCTGGTTGAGTGTTGTCAAGACCACTCTTTTCAATGATGTTTGAAATCAACCTTCTATAAGGTATTTCTCATGACAATGTTTTGTTTTTCTCCCATTATGCCTCTTTCCcaaaaattgaaaatgattttcataaaaattagcaAATATCTTTTATGCATACACCAGATAATAGAACTTTGTAAATTATTTATTGTTATGAATAAgttgtttatttattaattttaatattacttAATTATAATTAGTTATATATTTTAATCATATCTAATTTTACTCAAAgacatttatatttttttataaatacatttaaattttccataattaatttatttatggtcaaatattttaaaatatatgagaCCGAcaataaaaatgtttttcttagttaagaagaaattaaaaatagataaaaaataattaaataaatataaatagtcTATAttccataataatttattttatttcattagtTTGTAATACTTTtatctattaatttttttaaaaaatttattatggaGAGTACCTAAATATATTAAGTAATTGGtatactttattttatatatttttgaattatcaaattttctcaaaaataaaaattatttctatcttttaagaattaaaacaaatccagcaatttattcaaaaaattactATAAATTTTTGCTCTTAACATAATAATCAAATTCATCAATCTTTCAAATGCATTTTATTCAATACATAAACTTCTTGAATAAGAATAAGAAAGTGCACAGTAAAGTGATTTCTTTTAATGATAATCTAATTCTTAggtcttatttctattttttttttttttttttggtttataaccaccggtttagtccggttcgggggaacagctctggcatcaagtgggtcaagccccctcccgatcgcagttgcgagggatcgaaccgtggttctccctaccaagtccagcgccaatcaccactggaccaactaacgattggtaggTCTTATTTCTATTCCTTCAAGAATGAAACCACATTTTATACGACCAGCCTTAATCTCGACAACACCCATCTGAATGACTTCATCTTGTATGCCTGAACTAAAGAACTCTCCAATCTCGATCTCCAACCACCCATCACTTCTCAGTTTTGGACTCTCTAGTCCTGATAACTCATCATCTCGTTCCTTATCAAAGTTTGGATCTAACCAAACTTGTTTTGTAGATATGCGGTCTTCAAATTTATCTATGGTTAATTCCACAGGAATAACATCAAAATCACGGGGATCAATCAATTTGAACACGAGAAATGCTGCATATTGAGTATTTGAGGACAAAATATGTGTGTTAATTTTCCCATAAATTTCAAACCACCACACATAATTTAGCCTAGCAACTTCTTGGAATCTGTTAAAACAAGAATAAATGGAAAAATCAACACATTTATAAATTGAGAAGATTATTTAAAATAGATCTAAATAAGCTATGAATCACAGATACCCCGATGCAGTTGTAAGACACTGATACATATACAGACAGTCTTTTTTAGAGGTAATAAGAACTGACCTAGACTCAGGTAGAGTTATCCAATCCCAGTAGGTAGGAGTGTCACCCCAAGCGATGGAGAGATCCCTGGCACTAAGCATGTATATCTTTTTACCACTTTGTTTCTCTAACTGAATACTCTAAATTATAGTATAACACTATTTGATTAGTCAGAGTTTAGGAATTAGGAATTAAAGAgtcaaatatttaatatataataatgaaaatgataCCTTTTTACCATTGTCGATAATGACAGGATTGTTTGAGAGAGTAAGATTGGCAATGCATTCGTCTGGAAAAACCTCTAtcatgtttttttcttcttcagtcTTCGTTTTCATCTCTCCCGCCATTGTTGGTATTGTTGGTGGAGTATGCAATATGAACTATGAAATAGATAAATATAACCTTGAAAAATTGTTTGATTTCTTATGTTTTGTGCCGTTCTTAAATAGAGCTAAAAAGtaacttttcattttattttatatgatttttaggaatAACTTAACCATTAAGAATACTAATTTTTATACTTACACATATTActatactaaaaaaaatattataataggcAACTATAATaccataaattatatatatatatatatatatatatatatatatatatatatatatatatatatatatatatatatatatatatatatatatatatatatatatataggggacgactcaagtgagaacacttggttattatgagaaatgagaacaatgaatcacgatcattagattttgattttgttgattttaatggtctggattgatttctctttctatgatccttagtatttattttaaatcaagatagaaagagaaaccaatccagaccattaaaatcaacaaaattaaaatttaatgatcgtgattcattgttctcatttctcataataaccaagtgttctcacttgagtcgtcccctatatatatatatatatatatatatatatatatatataggggacgactcaagtgagaacacttggttattatgagaaatgagaacaatgaatcacgaccattaaattttgattttgttgattttaatggattggattagtttctctttctatgttggtttaaaataaatacaagatcatagaaagagaaaccaatccagtccattaaaatcaacagaattaaaatttaatggtcgtgattcattgttctcatttctcataataaccaagtgttctcacttgagtcgtccccatatatatatatatatatatatatatatatatatatatatatatatatatatatatatatatatatatatatatatatatatatatatatatttgcttcccttttttgaattttaaaagttAGATATTTTTCAATATATAGATATAAATGAAACTATTAAATGTTGTATTGAATTATTTGTTGACtagaataatatattattataatatgaaGATTTCTTTGCCACTAagttatttgataaaaatattatattttaggtaaaatataattcataatcttttatattttaaaaattaattttattcatttgagagataattttaattttatttttaacaataataaaaaatttcgTCTAAATAGACACTCCTATCTATTATGTAtgcttaattttgattttaattttaattattctcATGCTAGACGTATGATAAGTATTTAtatcatatattaaaaaattttaagATATGTATTAATGTGTAAATTTATTAAGTTTTGTTTAATATATATTGTAATTGTGATAGAAATTCAGTATattcatataaaataattaaaatgtataaaaataaagataaatttaTCTCACATTTATTAAGCTCTATACAAATACATAATACATAAGACAAACTAAAGAAAAAAGTTATCTcacattttattaaataataaaaaacataagacaaactaaatttattttatatttaatattttcaaaaatcaattttgGCAGGAGTATAATATGTCATAAATGCTTatataatttcaattaattttttaaaatttaaaattttttattctaAGAAAATGAGTTATCCTAAAATAAGTTATATTTTAGaataataaactaaaatttaTCCTTTTCAAATTTGAATGGGTAAGATTCCAGCAAATGAAATATAAAAGGCAAAATTACCATTgtgttatcattttatttttctatatcaatatttatacacaaaacacatgcaaagagAATATTGTgtaaatttttctttttaataagtCAAACTTGTATTCATAGAAAGAGTAACAGGGGTACTCAATACAAGCAAAAGAAAATATATGGTGGTCGGTGGACTGTTGTAGTGTTGGAACAGATTTGTAACGTTAAATTGGAATAGAAAAACGTTGt encodes:
- the LOC131616892 gene encoding F-box protein PP2-B10-like isoform X2, encoding MAGEMKTKTEEEKNMIEVFPDECIANLTLSNNPVIIDNGKKSIQLEKQSGKKIYMLSARDLSIAWGDTPTYWDWITLPESRFQEVARLNYVWWFEIYGKINTHILSSNTQYAAFLVFKLIDPRDFDVIPVELTIDKFEDRISTKQVWLDPNFDKERDDELSGLESPKLRSDGWLEIEIGEFFSSGIQDEVIQMGVVEIKAGRIKCGFILEGIEIRPKN
- the LOC131616892 gene encoding F-box protein PP2-B10-like isoform X1, whose product is MAGEMKTKTEEEKNMIEVFPDECIANLTLSNNPVIIDNGKKSIQLEKQSGKKIYMLSARDLSIAWGDTPTYWDWITLPESRFQEVARLNYVWWFEIYGKINTHILSSNTQYAAFLVFKLIDPRDFDVIPVELTIDKFEDRISTKQVWLDPNFDKERDDELSGLESPKLRSDGWLEIEIGEFFSSGIQDEVIQMGVVEIKAGRIKCGFILEGIEIRPTNR